A DNA window from Mus pahari chromosome 13, PAHARI_EIJ_v1.1, whole genome shotgun sequence contains the following coding sequences:
- the Fam161a gene encoding protein FAM161A isoform X1 produces MASLHQEDRLAAASLLLPTNPITGARVAQYEREDSLESLVAAGLEAAMEEEQKKVWQMRASAGCHNFSDKDEEMAFESTMNLSDIYHSDEEYFRKLKDLKAVHEEAMSKLEKMYQDKLNIKDIQAVFIRDAIRGASSSSASEKSCSHPALSVTSLSEPDLDGSSSLSTTTDEELPDLAKETPGKSSAMAHAQELINNMWNDFSVEDYIQYDSDPQMAKKKRKKPKSLTPKITVPVPFEMTVREQNRREKALNARSDLETKQKLLKKDEDDAECKKKFRANPAPSCVLLPLYEDLVKQNEERRKRAREKNRAALLASQKPFKFIAREEQKQAVREKKLRDLFRAKRKTHQFKARPVPRFIYRPKEEELYGDSRMQPKARDLLQNSPWPSRSACRRFRDTRSPAKPRGKHRRRCLRPDGDLGHWRESFSEYSFLKSPVLWEQYCLHESPCDSDKRQKVLANIRADEENLRETRRPGLSPRRKSPGRSSYPKPRPRECSPPMPTASSRGREQAIRRSEKARMREYWQELEEQEEKLQKRPMLFERVTQVVFIG; encoded by the exons ATGGCTTCGCTGCACCAGGAGGACAGACTGGCGGCAGCCAGCCTCCTGCTGCCCACAAATCCCATCACCGGAGCAAGGGTCGCCCAGTACGAACGCGAAGACTCCTTAGAGTCCTTGGTAGCAGCGGGGTTGGAGGCGGCCatggaggaggaacagaagaaagTGTGGCAGATGCGGGCGTCG GCAGGTTGTCACAACTTTTCGGATAAGGACGAAGAGATGGCATTCGAGAGCACTATGAACCTCTCTGATATTTACCACTCTGATGAAGAGTATTTCAGGAAACTCAAAGACCTAAAGGCTGTCCATGAAGAAGCCATGtcaaaattagagaaaatgtaCCAGGACAAGCTAAATATAAAAGACATCCAGGCGGTGTTCATCCGGGATGCGATCAGGGGTGCGTCTTCGAG TTCTGCATCAGAAAAGAGCTGCTCACATCCTGCCTTGTCAGTGACCTCACTTTCAGAGCCTGACCTAGACGGGTCGTCGTCCTTGTCTACAACTACTGACGAGGAGTTGCCCGACCTAGCGAAAGAGACTCCCGGGAAAAGCAGCGCAATGGCCCATGCCCAGGAGCTCATAAACAACATGTGGAACGACTTTTCTGTTGAAGATTATATTCAGTATGACTCAGACCcccaaatggctaagaaaaagaggaagaaacctAAATCCTTGACACCCAAGATTACAGTGCCTGTACCCTTTGAAATGACGGTAAGAGAGCAGAATCGGAGAGAGAAGGCCTTGAATGCTCGGTCAGATCTGGAAACGAAGCAGAAGCTGCTCAAGAAGGACGAGGACGATGCAGAGTGTAAGAAGAAATTCCGAGCCAACCCTGCTCCTTCCTGCGTGCTCCTTCCCCTTTATGAGGATCTAGTCAAGCAGAACGAGGAGCGTCGGAAGAGGGCCCGGGAGAAGAACAGAGCTGCGCTCCTGGCCTCCCAGAAGCCCTTTAAGTTCATTGCGAGGGAGGAGCAGAAGCAAGCAGTCCGcgagaagaagctgagagaccTTTTTAGGGCTAAAAGGAAAACACATCAGTTTAAAGCCAGACCTGTGCCTCGTTTTATTTACAGGCCAAAGGAAGAAGAGCTCTATGGAGACAGCAGGATGCAGCCAAAGGCCAGAGATCTGTTACAGAATTCGCCTTGGCCCAGTCGGTCAGCTTGCAGACGGTTCAGGGATACCAGAAGTCCTGCAAAGCCCAGGGGTAAACACAGGCGTAGGTGCCTGAGGCCTGATGGAGACTTAGGACACTGGAGGGAATCCTTCTCTGAATACAGCTTTCTGAAAAGCCCAGTGCTTTGGGAACAGTATTGTCTTCACGAATCCCCTTGTGACTCCGACAAAAGACAGAAAGTCTTGGCAAACATCAGAGCAGATGAAGAAAATTTGAGAGAAACACGCAGGCCGGGTCTGTCTCCTAGGCGTAAGTCACCGGGAAGAAGCTCGTATCCGAAGCCCAGGCCTCGTGAATGCAGCCCACCGATGCCCACCGCGTCTTCCCGAGGGCGGGAGCAAGCCATCAG AAGGAGCGAAAAGGCCAGGATGAGAGAATATTGGCAAGAACTGGAGGAACAAGAGGAAAAACTGCAGAAGAGGCCGATGTTGTTTGAAAGAGTCACCCAGGTTGTGTTTATTGGTTAG
- the Fam161a gene encoding protein FAM161A isoform X2 — MAFESTMNLSDIYHSDEEYFRKLKDLKAVHEEAMSKLEKMYQDKLNIKDIQAVFIRDAIRGASSSSASEKSCSHPALSVTSLSEPDLDGSSSLSTTTDEELPDLAKETPGKSSAMAHAQELINNMWNDFSVEDYIQYDSDPQMAKKKRKKPKSLTPKITVPVPFEMTVREQNRREKALNARSDLETKQKLLKKDEDDAECKKKFRANPAPSCVLLPLYEDLVKQNEERRKRAREKNRAALLASQKPFKFIAREEQKQAVREKKLRDLFRAKRKTHQFKARPVPRFIYRPKEEELYGDSRMQPKARDLLQNSPWPSRSACRRFRDTRSPAKPRGKHRRRCLRPDGDLGHWRESFSEYSFLKSPVLWEQYCLHESPCDSDKRQKVLANIRADEENLRETRRPGLSPRRKSPGRSSYPKPRPRECSPPMPTASSRGREQAIRRSEKARMREYWQELEEQEEKLQKRPMLFERVTQVVFIG; from the exons ATGGCATTCGAGAGCACTATGAACCTCTCTGATATTTACCACTCTGATGAAGAGTATTTCAGGAAACTCAAAGACCTAAAGGCTGTCCATGAAGAAGCCATGtcaaaattagagaaaatgtaCCAGGACAAGCTAAATATAAAAGACATCCAGGCGGTGTTCATCCGGGATGCGATCAGGGGTGCGTCTTCGAG TTCTGCATCAGAAAAGAGCTGCTCACATCCTGCCTTGTCAGTGACCTCACTTTCAGAGCCTGACCTAGACGGGTCGTCGTCCTTGTCTACAACTACTGACGAGGAGTTGCCCGACCTAGCGAAAGAGACTCCCGGGAAAAGCAGCGCAATGGCCCATGCCCAGGAGCTCATAAACAACATGTGGAACGACTTTTCTGTTGAAGATTATATTCAGTATGACTCAGACCcccaaatggctaagaaaaagaggaagaaacctAAATCCTTGACACCCAAGATTACAGTGCCTGTACCCTTTGAAATGACGGTAAGAGAGCAGAATCGGAGAGAGAAGGCCTTGAATGCTCGGTCAGATCTGGAAACGAAGCAGAAGCTGCTCAAGAAGGACGAGGACGATGCAGAGTGTAAGAAGAAATTCCGAGCCAACCCTGCTCCTTCCTGCGTGCTCCTTCCCCTTTATGAGGATCTAGTCAAGCAGAACGAGGAGCGTCGGAAGAGGGCCCGGGAGAAGAACAGAGCTGCGCTCCTGGCCTCCCAGAAGCCCTTTAAGTTCATTGCGAGGGAGGAGCAGAAGCAAGCAGTCCGcgagaagaagctgagagaccTTTTTAGGGCTAAAAGGAAAACACATCAGTTTAAAGCCAGACCTGTGCCTCGTTTTATTTACAGGCCAAAGGAAGAAGAGCTCTATGGAGACAGCAGGATGCAGCCAAAGGCCAGAGATCTGTTACAGAATTCGCCTTGGCCCAGTCGGTCAGCTTGCAGACGGTTCAGGGATACCAGAAGTCCTGCAAAGCCCAGGGGTAAACACAGGCGTAGGTGCCTGAGGCCTGATGGAGACTTAGGACACTGGAGGGAATCCTTCTCTGAATACAGCTTTCTGAAAAGCCCAGTGCTTTGGGAACAGTATTGTCTTCACGAATCCCCTTGTGACTCCGACAAAAGACAGAAAGTCTTGGCAAACATCAGAGCAGATGAAGAAAATTTGAGAGAAACACGCAGGCCGGGTCTGTCTCCTAGGCGTAAGTCACCGGGAAGAAGCTCGTATCCGAAGCCCAGGCCTCGTGAATGCAGCCCACCGATGCCCACCGCGTCTTCCCGAGGGCGGGAGCAAGCCATCAG AAGGAGCGAAAAGGCCAGGATGAGAGAATATTGGCAAGAACTGGAGGAACAAGAGGAAAAACTGCAGAAGAGGCCGATGTTGTTTGAAAGAGTCACCCAGGTTGTGTTTATTGGTTAG